A part of Silvimonas soli genomic DNA contains:
- a CDS encoding alpha-2-macroglobulin family protein, which translates to MLTYCRSALFLIAIAGVQAQAATVSSFSPQNEVREVQQVRATFSAPMIRMGSVGAAAPFDVDCAQKGDAHWIDDQTWVMDFPQGLPGQTACRFNVKPTLKTLAGEEITGTRQFRFTTGPLAVVESAPDSGSEIDEDQTFVLRYNGKITGPIPLFCQVEGSPERLPAQRISAADKATLIKHLDWQKQAANIDAIDCGQRLPAGKKVKLVLERPGSKEKQTLDFTVREAFAASFTCERESAKAACIPLRPVTLRFSAQVQRKRAEQIVLQTPDGERKPDFGRDSGGTVYEATFKPPFSPSAAFKIKLPDGFVDENGRELTNQAAFPLAFSTALAPPLAKFAAAPFGIVELNADPAIAVTLRDVEADLNVKQIQVGVDSLTVTDDQSMMTWLAKVQNWHESYAHIKGKDVETRRLSLLAGQKGVQSMPVPTSPDKNGKWPFSVVGIPAKEPGLHVVELQSRLLGKSLLGLEAPMYVRTAMLITNLGVHLKRGRENAAVWVTTLDRAQPVADAQVSIYDCRRTLLWQGKTDSKGVASIDHALEEYGNCPAGSLDGLFVTARKKDAQGRDDVSFVRSGWNQGIESWRFPVPTDMSPQPSVRATTVFDRPLFRAGETVSMKHFMRVETSKGLSLPRASQLPDQMVITHDGSGQSFKYPLTWRQGRYAESTFAIPKTAKLGMYSVSLTRKPNRGEGDKGEASIDRDGITLYTGTFRVEEFRLPVMRGQLSADAKTTAAPTSVPLNVSLSYGTGGPAKGLPIQVSAMLRDRYDRVEGYDNFSFSAPETARGEQQKSLDGKVVLDKSALTLDANGNAKTAVKDLPKLDRPYDMVMEATYADPNGEVQTLSRTVALWPSAVRIGLNVDDWVSVGKSAGLKAVVLDTNGKPVVGRNVTVKAVEHEYLSSRKRLVGGFYAYDHQETTKDLGNVCDGKTDSRGLVFCDISLKNEGSIELIAQTDDGASHPASASQRIWVTREGEMWFDVDNNDRIDVLPEKTSYQPGDTARLQVRMPFRKATAWLAIEREGVIETRVVELSGKDPSIDLKIEPQWAPNVYVSVLAVRGRVREVPWYSFFTWGWRTPLDWWDAFRNEGRDYQAPTAMVDLSRPAFKYGMAELTIGTAGHKLAVTVTPDKQTYSIRKTATVKVQVKLPNGQPAPAGSEVAFAAVDEALLELQPNTSWDLLTAMLQRRSYGVETSTAQLQVVGKRHFGRKALAPGGGGGFAPTRELLDTLLTWQPHVVLDKTGSATVTVPLNDALTRFKLVAVADSGDAYFGTGSASITVTQDVQITSGIPPLARSGDQVDAGINIRNGSSRVMTMLVEAQAAGLPPLNAQTVQIPAGEAREVKWPVTVPAGISSLQWTLSAKEQGGEKAQDKLAFKQDIEPATPVTVQQATLRQITGEVSIPVGLPQGAEPGRGGVSVQLQAKLGGDMPAVRDWFLRYPYSCLEQRSSIAIGLNDKTRWDAIMADLPSYLDADGLAQYFPVQEGSRSMGSDTLTAYLLAVSNDAGWKIPDDSRERMLTALTNFVEGKLKRDLWMPRDSGDARRLAALEALSRYGRALPRQLDTLTVQLNSWSTGMVIDWMSLLQHMPTAPDRAAKLAQAEQLLRGRLTYQGTRMVFSTERDDYWWWLMGNADVNSARLVLVASQMPTFKDDMPRLLTGLLGRQERGAWWTTNANAWGSLAVRHFSAQFESQPVTGQVNLALGNSKQSVTWQSALPPKVDLPWPANGQGTLGLTQQGTGSPWATVQVSAALPLTAPQTAGYRIKKTVTPVETKVAGQYSRGDVVRVKLEITAQADMTWVVVDDPVPTGASILGNGLGRDSQIATQGEQQSGDAWPAYVERRFAGYRAYYEYIPRGSFTVEYTMRLNNTGTFKLPPSRVEALYAPDVFGAAPNAVFKVNDAR; encoded by the coding sequence ATGCTGACATATTGTCGCTCTGCCCTGTTTTTAATTGCCATCGCCGGGGTGCAAGCTCAAGCGGCCACGGTTTCTTCCTTCTCTCCACAAAATGAAGTCCGCGAAGTCCAGCAGGTGCGCGCGACTTTTTCCGCCCCGATGATCCGCATGGGCAGCGTCGGGGCGGCTGCACCATTTGATGTCGATTGCGCGCAAAAGGGTGACGCGCACTGGATTGATGACCAAACCTGGGTGATGGATTTTCCGCAAGGCTTGCCGGGCCAGACTGCCTGCCGTTTCAATGTTAAGCCCACGCTCAAGACATTGGCGGGCGAAGAGATAACCGGCACGCGGCAGTTCCGTTTCACCACAGGGCCGTTGGCGGTAGTGGAAAGCGCACCGGATAGCGGCAGCGAGATCGACGAAGACCAGACTTTTGTCTTGCGTTACAACGGCAAGATCACCGGTCCAATTCCTCTGTTTTGCCAGGTAGAAGGCTCACCCGAGCGCCTGCCAGCCCAGCGTATCAGCGCTGCCGACAAAGCCACCCTGATCAAGCATCTGGATTGGCAAAAACAGGCGGCCAATATTGATGCTATCGATTGCGGCCAGCGTCTGCCCGCAGGCAAGAAAGTAAAACTGGTGCTGGAACGCCCGGGTAGCAAAGAAAAACAAACGCTGGATTTCACCGTGCGCGAAGCGTTTGCCGCATCATTTACGTGTGAGCGCGAAAGTGCCAAGGCGGCGTGTATTCCGCTGCGCCCGGTCACGCTACGGTTCTCGGCACAGGTACAGCGCAAGCGGGCCGAGCAAATTGTGCTGCAAACGCCCGATGGCGAACGCAAACCGGATTTCGGCCGCGACAGCGGCGGCACCGTTTATGAAGCCACTTTCAAGCCGCCGTTCTCGCCCAGCGCCGCCTTCAAAATCAAATTGCCGGATGGTTTTGTTGATGAGAACGGTCGGGAATTGACCAACCAAGCGGCCTTCCCGCTGGCTTTCAGTACTGCACTGGCACCGCCTCTGGCCAAGTTCGCCGCTGCGCCGTTCGGCATTGTGGAACTGAATGCCGATCCGGCCATTGCCGTGACCTTGCGGGACGTTGAAGCCGACCTCAATGTGAAACAGATTCAGGTTGGGGTGGATAGCCTGACTGTCACTGATGACCAGTCCATGATGACCTGGCTGGCCAAAGTGCAGAATTGGCACGAGTCCTACGCGCACATCAAGGGCAAAGATGTTGAAACGCGGCGCCTGAGCTTGTTGGCAGGGCAGAAGGGCGTCCAAAGCATGCCCGTCCCGACGTCGCCAGACAAAAACGGTAAATGGCCATTCTCGGTGGTCGGCATTCCGGCCAAAGAACCGGGCTTGCATGTGGTAGAGCTGCAATCGCGCCTGTTGGGTAAATCGTTGCTGGGGCTGGAAGCGCCGATGTACGTGCGCACCGCTATGTTGATCACCAACTTGGGAGTACATCTGAAGCGGGGGCGCGAAAACGCTGCGGTGTGGGTGACCACGCTGGATCGGGCGCAGCCGGTGGCCGACGCGCAAGTCAGCATCTATGACTGTCGCCGCACTTTGCTGTGGCAAGGCAAAACCGACAGCAAAGGCGTAGCCAGTATTGATCATGCGCTGGAGGAATACGGCAACTGCCCGGCCGGTTCGCTTGATGGTCTGTTTGTGACCGCACGCAAGAAGGATGCCCAAGGGCGCGACGACGTGTCGTTTGTGCGTTCTGGCTGGAATCAGGGCATTGAATCCTGGCGCTTCCCGGTGCCGACCGACATGAGTCCGCAGCCCTCGGTCCGCGCGACCACGGTGTTTGATCGCCCGTTGTTCCGCGCTGGCGAAACGGTTTCGATGAAGCACTTCATGCGCGTGGAAACCAGCAAAGGTCTGAGCCTGCCGCGCGCGAGCCAGTTGCCGGACCAAATGGTGATTACCCATGATGGCAGTGGGCAGTCGTTCAAATATCCACTGACGTGGCGCCAGGGGCGCTATGCCGAATCGACCTTTGCCATTCCCAAAACCGCCAAGCTGGGGATGTATTCGGTCTCGCTGACCCGCAAGCCCAATCGCGGTGAGGGCGACAAAGGAGAGGCCAGCATTGATCGCGATGGCATCACGCTTTACACCGGCACCTTCCGGGTGGAAGAGTTCCGGCTGCCGGTGATGCGTGGTCAGCTCTCGGCCGACGCCAAAACCACAGCTGCCCCGACCAGCGTGCCGCTGAACGTGTCGCTCTCTTATGGCACGGGTGGCCCGGCCAAGGGCTTGCCGATTCAGGTTAGCGCCATGCTGCGCGACCGTTATGACCGGGTTGAGGGCTACGACAACTTCAGCTTCTCCGCGCCGGAAACCGCGCGTGGGGAGCAGCAGAAATCGCTCGATGGCAAAGTGGTGCTGGATAAATCCGCGCTCACGCTAGATGCCAACGGCAATGCCAAGACCGCCGTGAAAGATCTACCCAAGCTCGACCGTCCTTACGACATGGTGATGGAAGCCACCTACGCCGATCCGAATGGCGAGGTACAAACACTCTCGCGCACGGTCGCGCTGTGGCCGAGCGCAGTGCGCATCGGCCTGAATGTGGACGACTGGGTTTCGGTGGGCAAGAGTGCCGGGCTCAAAGCGGTGGTGCTCGATACCAATGGCAAACCGGTGGTCGGGCGTAATGTGACCGTCAAAGCCGTGGAACATGAGTATCTTTCCAGTCGCAAACGGTTGGTGGGCGGCTTTTATGCCTACGATCACCAGGAAACCACTAAAGATCTGGGCAACGTTTGCGATGGCAAAACGGACTCGCGTGGCTTGGTGTTCTGCGACATCTCGCTCAAAAACGAAGGCAGTATTGAGTTGATTGCCCAGACCGATGATGGCGCCAGCCATCCGGCCAGTGCCTCACAACGCATCTGGGTCACGCGCGAAGGTGAGATGTGGTTTGACGTCGACAACAACGACCGCATCGACGTTTTGCCAGAAAAAACCAGCTATCAACCTGGCGATACCGCTCGCTTGCAAGTCCGTATGCCGTTCCGCAAAGCCACAGCTTGGCTGGCGATTGAGCGCGAAGGTGTCATTGAAACCCGCGTAGTGGAGCTGAGCGGTAAAGACCCGTCGATTGATCTGAAAATAGAACCGCAATGGGCGCCGAATGTGTATGTATCGGTGCTGGCAGTTCGTGGCCGGGTGCGCGAAGTACCGTGGTATTCCTTCTTTACCTGGGGCTGGCGTACGCCGCTGGATTGGTGGGATGCCTTCCGCAACGAAGGACGTGACTATCAAGCACCGACGGCAATGGTCGATTTGTCCCGGCCTGCCTTCAAATATGGCATGGCTGAACTCACCATCGGCACCGCAGGCCACAAACTGGCGGTGACAGTAACGCCGGATAAACAAACCTATTCGATCCGCAAAACCGCCACGGTGAAGGTTCAGGTCAAGCTTCCCAACGGTCAACCTGCACCGGCTGGCTCGGAAGTAGCGTTTGCCGCGGTGGATGAAGCCTTGCTGGAACTGCAGCCGAACACTAGCTGGGATTTGCTCACAGCCATGTTGCAACGACGCAGCTACGGCGTAGAGACCTCTACCGCGCAACTGCAAGTGGTGGGTAAACGCCACTTCGGTCGTAAAGCGCTTGCACCGGGCGGCGGTGGCGGTTTCGCACCAACGCGTGAACTGCTGGATACGTTGCTGACATGGCAGCCCCACGTGGTGCTGGATAAAACCGGTAGCGCCACCGTGACCGTACCGCTGAACGACGCGCTGACCCGCTTCAAGCTGGTAGCTGTGGCGGACAGTGGTGATGCGTACTTTGGCACTGGTTCGGCCAGCATTACCGTGACGCAGGATGTGCAGATCACCTCCGGCATTCCGCCACTGGCGCGCTCGGGCGATCAGGTCGACGCCGGTATCAATATCCGCAACGGCTCAAGCCGCGTCATGACCATGCTGGTCGAGGCGCAAGCTGCAGGCTTGCCACCGTTGAATGCGCAAACCGTGCAGATTCCCGCCGGCGAAGCGCGTGAGGTGAAATGGCCGGTGACGGTGCCAGCAGGTATCTCCAGCCTGCAATGGACGCTCTCGGCCAAAGAGCAAGGGGGCGAGAAGGCACAAGACAAGCTGGCCTTCAAACAGGATATTGAGCCAGCTACACCAGTGACCGTACAACAAGCCACCTTGCGCCAGATTACCGGTGAAGTATCGATCCCGGTCGGTTTGCCACAAGGGGCCGAGCCGGGGCGTGGCGGGGTGTCGGTGCAATTGCAGGCTAAACTGGGCGGCGATATGCCCGCCGTGCGCGACTGGTTCTTGCGCTATCCATATTCGTGCCTGGAACAACGCTCGTCCATTGCCATTGGCTTGAACGACAAAACCCGCTGGGATGCCATCATGGCTGACCTGCCCAGCTATCTGGATGCCGATGGTCTGGCGCAGTATTTCCCGGTGCAGGAGGGCAGTCGCTCCATGGGCAGCGATACGCTTACTGCATATTTGCTGGCGGTTTCCAACGACGCAGGCTGGAAGATTCCCGATGACTCGCGCGAACGCATGCTCACGGCCTTGACCAATTTTGTTGAGGGCAAGCTCAAGCGTGATCTGTGGATGCCGCGTGACTCGGGCGATGCTCGCCGTCTGGCCGCGCTGGAAGCATTGTCTCGCTATGGTCGGGCACTGCCACGGCAACTGGATACGCTCACCGTGCAGCTCAATAGCTGGTCGACCGGCATGGTGATCGACTGGATGTCGCTGTTGCAGCACATGCCGACCGCACCGGATCGCGCCGCCAAACTGGCGCAGGCCGAGCAGCTATTGCGCGGACGACTCACCTATCAGGGCACGCGCATGGTGTTCTCTACTGAGCGCGACGATTACTGGTGGTGGCTGATGGGCAACGCCGATGTGAACTCTGCCCGCCTGGTGCTGGTGGCCAGCCAGATGCCGACCTTCAAAGACGACATGCCACGTCTGCTGACCGGCTTGCTGGGCCGCCAGGAACGCGGCGCCTGGTGGACGACCAATGCCAATGCCTGGGGCTCGCTGGCGGTGCGGCATTTCAGCGCGCAATTTGAAAGCCAGCCGGTCACTGGGCAGGTCAATCTGGCGCTGGGTAACAGCAAGCAATCGGTGACGTGGCAGTCCGCCTTGCCGCCCAAGGTGGATTTGCCGTGGCCCGCCAACGGCCAGGGCACGCTGGGGCTGACGCAACAGGGCACCGGCTCCCCGTGGGCAACAGTGCAGGTTTCAGCGGCATTGCCGCTCACCGCACCGCAAACCGCCGGTTATCGCATCAAGAAAACCGTCACGCCGGTTGAGACCAAAGTTGCCGGTCAGTATTCGCGCGGCGATGTGGTGCGGGTGAAGCTGGAGATTACTGCCCAAGCCGATATGACCTGGGTAGTGGTCGATGACCCGGTGCCGACTGGCGCCAGCATTCTGGGCAATGGACTGGGGCGTGATTCGCAAATTGCCACGCAGGGCGAGCAGCAATCTGGCGATGCATGGCCAGCCTATGTGGAACGCCGCTTTGCCGGATATCGGGCTTATTACGAGTACATCCCGCGCGGCAGCTTTACGGTGGAATACACCATGCGGCTGAATAACACCGGCACCTTCAAATTGCCGCCGTCGCGGGTTGAGGCCCTGTATGCGCCCGATGTCTTTGGTGCTGCTCCCAATGCGGTGTTCAAGGTGAACGATGCACGCTGA
- a CDS encoding VOC family protein, with product MQVQTYLTFNGNCEEVLAFYSQSLGSKTTYVVRYKEAPADQATDPAWAEKILHSNFSIGDTQLMAMDCTPERATAQKNGFTLSLNVNTVEEGERYFNALADGGQITMPFGPTFWTKGFGMVKDKFGTPWMINCTDQ from the coding sequence ATGCAAGTTCAGACCTACCTCACGTTCAACGGCAACTGCGAAGAAGTACTGGCGTTTTACAGCCAGTCATTGGGTAGCAAGACCACATATGTGGTGCGCTACAAGGAGGCTCCGGCGGATCAAGCCACTGACCCGGCGTGGGCTGAAAAGATTCTGCATTCGAACTTTTCGATAGGCGATACACAGCTTATGGCCATGGACTGTACGCCCGAGCGCGCCACGGCCCAGAAGAATGGCTTCACGCTCTCGCTGAATGTCAATACGGTGGAAGAAGGTGAGCGCTATTTCAACGCGCTGGCTGATGGCGGCCAGATAACCATGCCATTTGGCCCCACGTTCTGGACCAAAGGTTTTGGCATGGTAAAAGACAAGTTCGGCACGCCGTGGATGATCAACTGCACGGATCAATAA
- a CDS encoding TlyA family RNA methyltransferase gives MQRIDLLLVSLGLASSRTAAQGLLEAGRVAVEGKTVTKASLKVFDDAAITVIPDAADRFVSRGGLKLAGALAHTGLDVTGMLALDVGISTGGFTDCLLQAGARRVVGVEVGHDQLHPRLLQDPRVQQFEGVNARHLNAELIASALDAAIDLVVGDVSFISLTLVLPAIASVIDSGARLLFLVKPQFEVGPQKVGKGGIVRDESCYPEVEQKIRSAAHAAGFTVLDYLPSPIAGGDGNREFFIYAVYR, from the coding sequence ATGCAGCGAATCGATTTGCTGCTGGTCAGTCTCGGTTTGGCCTCGTCACGCACCGCTGCACAGGGTTTGCTTGAGGCCGGGCGCGTGGCCGTGGAAGGCAAAACGGTCACCAAGGCTAGTCTTAAGGTGTTCGATGATGCCGCCATCACGGTTATTCCTGATGCGGCGGATCGCTTCGTTTCACGCGGCGGTTTAAAGCTGGCGGGTGCGCTGGCCCATACCGGACTGGATGTGACTGGCATGCTGGCGCTGGACGTGGGCATCTCTACCGGCGGCTTTACCGATTGCCTGTTACAAGCAGGTGCGCGCCGGGTGGTGGGGGTGGAGGTGGGGCATGACCAGTTGCATCCGCGTTTGCTACAAGACCCGCGCGTGCAGCAATTTGAAGGCGTCAACGCCCGTCATTTGAACGCCGAACTGATCGCTTCTGCGCTGGATGCTGCAATTGACCTGGTGGTTGGCGATGTCTCGTTTATCTCGCTGACGCTGGTTTTGCCGGCCATTGCCAGCGTTATCGATTCGGGCGCGCGACTGCTGTTTCTGGTCAAACCGCAATTTGAAGTCGGGCCGCAAAAAGTGGGTAAAGGCGGCATCGTGCGCGATGAGTCCTGCTATCCGGAAGTCGAACAGAAGATTCGTTCTGCCGCGCACGCCGCCGGCTTTACGGTACTGGATTACCTGCCCAGCCCGATTGCCGGCGGCGACGGTAACCGCGAGTTTTTCATCTACGCGGTATACCGCTAA
- a CDS encoding MliC family protein, whose amino-acid sequence MLHLAQKALVTGLLALPALAWATPEQINGRYECANGQAFTVQSNAEMSHVRIRYAYRILDLAQTPVASGAAWGDGEWLWHSKGADSFLEHDGNMIAFECHKVAD is encoded by the coding sequence ATGTTGCATCTCGCCCAAAAAGCCCTGGTCACCGGCTTGCTGGCGCTGCCCGCGCTGGCTTGGGCCACGCCAGAGCAAATCAATGGTCGCTACGAATGCGCTAACGGGCAGGCTTTTACCGTGCAATCGAATGCCGAAATGTCCCACGTGCGGATTCGCTATGCCTATCGCATTCTCGACCTCGCGCAAACGCCAGTGGCCTCTGGCGCGGCTTGGGGCGATGGCGAATGGCTGTGGCATAGCAAAGGTGCAGACAGTTTTCTGGAACACGACGGCAATATGATTGCTTTCGAATGTCATAAAGTGGCCGATTGA
- a CDS encoding pseudouridine synthase, with translation MTDESTPDVPEQGATAPDESMRLSKRMAALGICSRREADDYIERGWVRVDGVVVNILGSRVLPGQEITLDKPAQQAQANRVTILINKPVGFVSGQAERGYKPASVLVTLDNHWDGDLSGVRFHPQHLRGLAPAGRLDIDSVGMLVLTQDGRVAKTLIGEDSPVDKEYLVRVAGALSEEGLRLLNHGLELDGAALKPANVTWQNKDQLRFILREGKKRQIRRMCELVGLRVVGLKRIRIGNVRLGQLPPGKWRYLAANEHFD, from the coding sequence ATGACCGATGAATCGACGCCAGACGTTCCCGAGCAGGGCGCGACCGCGCCAGACGAATCGATGCGCCTGTCCAAGCGCATGGCCGCACTGGGCATCTGCTCGCGCCGTGAGGCCGATGACTATATAGAACGCGGCTGGGTTCGTGTGGATGGCGTGGTCGTCAACATTCTGGGCAGCCGCGTATTGCCAGGCCAGGAAATCACGCTGGATAAACCGGCGCAGCAAGCGCAGGCCAACCGCGTCACCATCCTGATCAACAAGCCCGTTGGCTTTGTTTCGGGTCAGGCCGAGCGTGGTTACAAACCGGCTTCCGTGCTGGTGACGCTGGATAACCACTGGGATGGCGATCTCTCCGGCGTGCGCTTTCACCCGCAACATCTGCGTGGTCTGGCGCCGGCTGGGCGTCTTGATATCGACTCGGTGGGCATGCTGGTCCTGACACAAGATGGCCGCGTTGCCAAAACCCTGATCGGCGAGGACTCTCCCGTCGACAAGGAATACCTGGTTCGCGTGGCAGGTGCTTTGTCGGAAGAAGGCTTGCGTTTGCTCAATCACGGTCTGGAACTGGATGGTGCGGCGCTCAAACCGGCCAACGTGACTTGGCAAAACAAGGACCAACTGCGCTTCATTTTGCGCGAAGGTAAAAAACGCCAGATCCGCCGCATGTGCGAACTGGTCGGTTTGCGCGTAGTCGGGTTGAAGCGGATTCGCATTGGTAATGTGCGTTTGGGTCAGTTGCCGCCCGGCAAGTGGCGTTATCTTGCCGCGAACGAGCATTTCGACTAA
- a CDS encoding SirB2 family protein: MVYYLAIKHIHMLCVALSGLLFVFRGSLMLANSPRLQSTWLKVTPHVVDSVLLLAGVTLVIISHQYPGQQPWLTAKLIGLVIYIVLGTIALKRGRTKRTRVLALIAALAVFAWIICVAITRNPLPFM, encoded by the coding sequence ATGGTGTATTACCTGGCAATCAAGCATATCCACATGCTGTGCGTGGCTCTTTCCGGTCTGCTGTTTGTGTTCCGCGGCAGCCTGATGCTGGCCAATTCGCCGCGCCTGCAGTCCACCTGGCTGAAAGTTACGCCCCACGTGGTCGACAGCGTGCTGCTCCTCGCTGGCGTTACGCTGGTGATCATCAGCCACCAATATCCGGGGCAGCAACCGTGGCTGACGGCCAAACTGATCGGACTGGTGATATACATCGTATTAGGGACAATCGCGCTGAAACGTGGCCGTACCAAGCGCACGCGGGTACTCGCTTTGATTGCGGCTCTGGCAGTGTTTGCGTGGATTATCTGCGTGGCCATTACCCGCAATCCGCTGCCATTCATGTAG
- a CDS encoding lipid A biosynthesis lauroyl acyltransferase (Acylates the intermediate (KDO)2-lipid IVA to form (KDO)2-(lauroyl)-lipid IVA), translating into MSFPARLLAAFFWLLHLLPFTVLRWLGAALGSLLYLVAGRRRRIGMTNLRLCFPEWTDAQRSKVIREHFRLLSTCLLSYGVLWFGSKKRVEKLVRREGYEHYLAVQDQSIILLAPHFIGLDYGGIRHTIDHWGASMYSASHQNPMDELLLMGRSRFGKPLLIKRNDGIRAIVKALRQHTLPFYYLPDQDMGPKESIFAPFFGIPAATIPALSRLSQLGRAVVVPMITRLEKDGFVTRYYPAWTDNFPSDDLLADTARMNRFIEDRVREIPAQYYWLHRRFKTRPEGDKSPY; encoded by the coding sequence ATGAGTTTTCCCGCCCGTTTGCTGGCTGCGTTTTTCTGGCTGCTGCATTTATTGCCGTTTACTGTGCTGCGCTGGCTGGGTGCGGCGTTGGGCAGCTTGCTTTATCTGGTGGCCGGAAGACGGCGGCGCATTGGCATGACCAATCTGCGTCTGTGTTTCCCGGAATGGACCGACGCCCAGCGTAGCAAGGTCATCCGTGAGCACTTCCGCTTGCTGTCGACCTGCCTGCTCAGTTACGGCGTGCTGTGGTTTGGCTCGAAAAAGCGGGTAGAGAAACTGGTCCGTCGCGAAGGCTACGAGCACTATCTGGCCGTACAGGACCAATCGATCATTCTGCTGGCACCGCATTTTATCGGGCTGGATTACGGTGGTATCCGCCACACCATTGATCACTGGGGTGCCAGCATGTATTCGGCATCGCACCAGAACCCGATGGATGAGTTGCTGCTCATGGGTCGCAGCCGCTTTGGCAAGCCACTGCTGATCAAGCGTAACGATGGCATCCGCGCCATTGTCAAAGCACTGCGCCAACACACGCTGCCGTTCTACTACCTACCTGACCAGGATATGGGCCCGAAGGAATCTATCTTTGCGCCGTTCTTTGGCATTCCGGCGGCGACGATTCCGGCGTTGTCACGCTTATCGCAACTGGGCCGAGCGGTGGTGGTGCCCATGATTACGCGGCTGGAAAAAGACGGTTTCGTCACGCGTTATTACCCGGCGTGGACCGATAATTTTCCATCTGACGATCTGCTGGCCGATACCGCACGCATGAACCGGTTTATTGAGGACCGGGTGCGTGAAATCCCGGCGCAGTATTACTGGCTGCACCGGCGCTTCAAAACCCGGCCCGAAGGCGATAAGTCGCCGTATTGA
- a CDS encoding lysophospholipid acyltransferase family protein, with product MLVRLFRPLAYIPLCILQAVGFALGWVAWWTSPTYRRRLDDNARRAAQFDTTIDYIRLRRSSIAEHGKGAMELLAAWLRKPQHVSNMVKRTQGWEHVEAALQKPEPIIFVSPHLGGIEVCGVYLGWNIPRIMAALYRPPKIKWLEPMMLASRDRANGRAAPANAQGVRLLLKTLREKQTIYILPDQAPGAGDGAWAPFFGHRAYTMTLLPRLARSNKATVLFCFAERLSWGRGYVIHVEPMQGSFNGEPARDAALLNRNLERLILKAPAQYLWSYNRYKSPAGAPEPESE from the coding sequence ATGCTTGTGCGCTTGTTCAGACCACTTGCATATATTCCATTATGCATCCTGCAAGCCGTTGGCTTTGCATTGGGCTGGGTCGCGTGGTGGACTTCCCCGACTTATCGCCGCCGGCTCGATGACAATGCGAGGCGGGCAGCGCAATTTGATACAACCATAGATTATATCCGATTAAGGCGCTCAAGTATTGCCGAGCACGGCAAGGGCGCTATGGAACTGCTGGCGGCGTGGCTGCGCAAGCCGCAGCACGTATCAAATATGGTCAAGCGTACGCAAGGCTGGGAGCACGTTGAAGCCGCCTTGCAAAAGCCGGAGCCCATCATTTTTGTGTCGCCGCATCTGGGTGGGATCGAAGTGTGTGGCGTGTATCTGGGCTGGAATATCCCGCGCATCATGGCAGCGCTGTATCGACCGCCCAAGATCAAATGGCTGGAACCCATGATGCTGGCAAGCCGCGATCGGGCCAATGGTCGCGCGGCACCGGCCAATGCCCAGGGCGTGCGCCTGCTGCTGAAAACCCTGCGTGAAAAGCAGACCATCTATATCCTGCCGGACCAGGCGCCGGGGGCGGGTGATGGCGCATGGGCACCGTTTTTCGGGCATCGCGCTTATACCATGACGTTGCTGCCGCGGCTGGCGCGCAGCAATAAGGCGACGGTACTGTTCTGTTTTGCCGAGCGCTTGTCGTGGGGGCGAGGTTACGTGATTCACGTTGAACCAATGCAGGGCAGCTTTAATGGCGAACCTGCGCGCGACGCCGCTTTGCTCAATCGCAATCTGGAACGGCTGATTTTAAAAGCCCCGGCTCAGTATCTGTGGAGCTATAACCGTTACAAGAGTCCGGCCGGTGCGCCGGAGCCGGAGTCTGAATGA